One genomic window of Deltaproteobacteria bacterium includes the following:
- a CDS encoding phosphotransferase — protein sequence MDRIIRELLTSQTKIPQNPFQLQKLSGDASTREYYRLKFDDGKSLIVMKIPAGLSSVSEEITKTSKKINELPFINVQKYLKSLGLPVPDTLAYSKNDGLLLLEDFGDVTLEKTVRDLPSAQRTGWYEKALDLLALLQKNSRAAPPKDCIAAYRTFDADLLNWEFDHFLEYGIEDRLQIKVPATDKKKFAELTRDITQKIVQMPQGFTHRDFQSRNLMVQNDSLRLIDFQDALTGPLLYDLVALLRDSYVELSPAEIAGLQEYYAKKIDAGHSYHAKIKAIRNDFDLITIQRKLKDAGRFQYIKTVKKNDSFLKSVPASLRYVQKALGRQKDYAELTRLIAKYLPELREKT from the coding sequence GTGGATAGGATTATCCGTGAACTGCTGACGTCCCAAACCAAAATCCCCCAAAACCCCTTCCAGCTCCAAAAACTCTCCGGCGACGCCAGCACCCGGGAATATTACCGCCTGAAATTCGACGACGGGAAAAGCTTGATCGTCATGAAAATTCCGGCCGGTCTTTCATCGGTGTCGGAAGAAATCACCAAGACATCAAAAAAAATCAACGAACTGCCGTTTATCAATGTCCAAAAATATCTGAAGTCGCTCGGCCTGCCGGTTCCCGACACCCTGGCCTACTCCAAAAACGACGGCCTTCTCCTTTTGGAAGATTTTGGCGATGTCACGCTTGAAAAAACCGTTCGTGATTTGCCCTCGGCGCAGAGAACCGGGTGGTATGAAAAGGCGCTCGACCTCCTGGCCCTTTTGCAAAAAAACAGCCGTGCCGCACCGCCGAAAGATTGCATCGCCGCCTATCGAACATTCGACGCCGATCTTCTCAATTGGGAATTCGACCATTTTTTGGAATACGGCATCGAAGACCGCCTGCAGATCAAGGTGCCGGCGACGGACAAAAAGAAATTTGCGGAGCTGACCCGCGATATCACGCAAAAAATCGTCCAAATGCCTCAAGGCTTTACCCACCGCGATTTTCAGAGCCGGAATCTGATGGTGCAAAACGACAGTCTCCGGCTGATCGATTTTCAGGACGCCTTGACGGGGCCTCTCCTCTACGACCTTGTCGCCCTTTTGCGCGATTCGTATGTCGAGCTGTCGCCGGCGGAGATAGCGGGGCTTCAGGAATACTACGCGAAAAAAATCGATGCCGGCCATTCCTACCACGCAAAGATCAAGGCGATCCGCAACGATTTCGACCTGATCACGATCCAGCGCAAACTCAAGGACGCGGGACGGTTTCAATACATCAAAACAGTCAAGAAAAACGATTCATTTTTGAAAAGCGTCCCCGCCTCGCTTCGCTATGTGCAAAAGGCGCTGGGAAGGCAGAAAGACTATGCGGAACTGACGAGGTTAATTGCAAAATATCTGCCTGAACTGAGGGAAAAAACATGA
- the amrB gene encoding AmmeMemoRadiSam system protein B: MIRLPAVAGQFYSANPAQLKKDLASMISEASQKIRAKGIIVPHAGYMYSGKVAGQVYSKVEIPDQLIILSPNHTGVGVPFSIMNRGAWRLPMGDAKIDEDLADKLMKEFDSLEIDAMAHAREHSLEVQIPFVQYLKKDFAFVPVTIGHVPYPLCKEFGEAIARIVAKEKDTILIIASSDMNHYEEHNRTLEKDQWAIDEILKKDPKGLYETVHDKDISMCGIIPTTVMLIACNQLGTKKAELVDHKTSGDVSGDYSGVVGYAGVIVS, from the coding sequence ATGATTCGCCTTCCCGCCGTTGCCGGTCAATTCTATTCCGCCAATCCTGCCCAACTCAAGAAAGATTTGGCCTCGATGATCTCCGAGGCGTCGCAAAAAATCCGCGCCAAAGGAATCATCGTCCCGCATGCCGGTTATATGTATTCCGGCAAGGTGGCAGGGCAGGTCTATTCTAAAGTTGAAATCCCGGACCAGCTCATCATCCTTTCTCCAAACCATACGGGAGTGGGAGTTCCTTTCTCGATCATGAACCGCGGCGCTTGGCGATTGCCGATGGGCGATGCCAAGATCGACGAAGATCTTGCCGACAAACTGATGAAAGAATTTGACTCTCTTGAAATCGACGCAATGGCCCATGCACGGGAACACTCACTGGAGGTGCAAATTCCGTTCGTGCAATATCTGAAAAAAGATTTCGCGTTCGTGCCGGTGACAATCGGGCATGTCCCTTATCCCCTCTGCAAGGAATTTGGAGAGGCCATCGCCCGGATTGTGGCAAAAGAGAAAGATACAATCCTGATTATCGCTTCTTCGGACATGAATCATTACGAAGAACACAACCGGACATTGGAGAAAGACCAATGGGCCATCGACGAAATTTTAAAGAAAGACCCAAAAGGTTTGTACGAGACCGTTCACGACAAGGATATTTCAATGTGTGGGATTATCCCGACAACCGTCATGCTTATCGCCTGCAATCAGCTGGGAACCAAAAAGGCGGAGTTGGTGGATCACAAGACTTCCGGCGATGTAAGCGGGGATTATTCGGGGGTTGTCGGGTATGCGGGAGTAATCGTTTCGTAG
- the msrB gene encoding peptide-methionine (R)-S-oxide reductase MsrB: MSDKTKKIVQSDEEWRKKLTPEQYHVCREKGTERAFTGEYNKTKDPGMYKCVCCGAELFSSGSKFDSGTGWPSFYQPMKDGNVEEEEDSSHGMRRVEVKCRECGAHLGHVFDDGPKPTGLRYCINSVSLKFEKS; the protein is encoded by the coding sequence ATGAGCGACAAGACAAAAAAGATTGTCCAAAGCGATGAGGAGTGGCGAAAAAAGTTAACCCCCGAACAATATCATGTCTGCCGCGAAAAGGGGACGGAGCGGGCGTTTACCGGCGAATACAACAAGACCAAAGATCCCGGCATGTACAAGTGCGTCTGTTGCGGCGCGGAGCTTTTTTCGTCCGGGTCAAAATTCGACTCCGGCACCGGCTGGCCCAGTTTTTATCAGCCGATGAAAGACGGGAATGTCGAAGAGGAAGAAGATTCAAGCCACGGCATGCGGCGGGTTGAGGTGAAATGCCGCGAATGCGGCGCCCATCTGGGGCATGTCTTCGATGATGGCCCGAAACCGACAGGCCTTCGTTATTGCATCAATTCAGTTTCATTGAAATTCGAGAAATCATAG
- the gltX gene encoding glutamate--tRNA ligase — translation MTSNQKPRLRFAPSPTGHLHIGGARTALYNYLLARQIGGTFILRIEDTDRERSTPESIQAILDGMKWLGLDWDEGPFFQTKRFDLYQQHIDKLLKEGKAYPCFCTAEELDRKRKQAHAEKRKPMYDRTCLKLPEAEVKQKIDSGAPHCIRFKSPDAGATVVNDVIKGEVTVANKELDDLIIRRTDGSPTYNFTVVVDDVTMGITHVIRGDDHLNNTPRQIQLYQALDYSLPIFAHVPMILGSDKQRLSKRHGATSVMAYKEMGYLPDALLNYLARLGWSCKDQEEFTREELIEKFSLENCSVSPGIFNPEKLLWLNGVYIRKAKPSVLAELTIPFLEKKGIQNIDGTILLEGIKVCQEKVKTLVEMTDMVDFFFMEVEPDEKLKAKFFTDETRPNLEKVIERLTSLKSWTHDAIAKIFNDLVSETGLGLGKIAQPVRVALTGRTVSPGVFEIIRILGKEKTVERIQKFSRGLGV, via the coding sequence GTGACGTCAAACCAGAAACCCCGGCTTCGTTTTGCCCCCAGCCCCACCGGCCACCTTCACATCGGCGGGGCGCGGACGGCGCTGTATAATTATCTGCTGGCCCGGCAGATCGGGGGGACATTCATTTTACGGATCGAAGATACCGATCGGGAGCGCTCCACCCCGGAATCGATTCAGGCGATCCTCGACGGGATGAAATGGCTGGGGCTTGACTGGGACGAAGGCCCCTTTTTTCAGACCAAACGGTTTGATCTCTATCAACAACATATCGACAAACTCCTCAAAGAGGGAAAAGCCTATCCCTGCTTTTGCACCGCGGAAGAACTTGACCGAAAACGCAAGCAGGCTCATGCCGAAAAGAGAAAACCGATGTACGACCGGACCTGCCTCAAGCTCCCGGAGGCGGAGGTAAAACAAAAAATCGACTCCGGCGCCCCCCATTGTATTCGTTTCAAATCGCCCGATGCGGGAGCAACGGTGGTGAACGACGTCATCAAGGGAGAAGTAACGGTCGCCAACAAGGAGCTGGATGATCTGATTATCCGCCGGACTGATGGAAGTCCGACGTATAATTTCACCGTCGTGGTGGACGATGTGACCATGGGGATCACGCATGTTATTCGCGGCGATGACCATTTAAACAACACCCCGAGACAGATCCAGCTCTATCAGGCATTAGACTATTCTCTCCCGATATTCGCCCATGTCCCGATGATTTTGGGATCGGACAAACAACGCCTGTCCAAACGCCATGGCGCCACCTCCGTCATGGCTTATAAAGAGATGGGCTACTTGCCGGACGCCCTGTTGAATTACCTCGCCCGTCTCGGCTGGTCGTGCAAGGATCAGGAGGAATTCACGCGGGAGGAGCTGATTGAAAAATTTTCGCTCGAAAACTGTTCGGTCTCGCCCGGCATCTTCAATCCTGAAAAACTCCTCTGGTTGAACGGCGTTTATATCCGGAAGGCCAAACCTTCGGTGCTTGCCGAACTGACAATCCCCTTTCTTGAAAAAAAGGGAATTCAAAATATCGATGGGACGATTCTCCTTGAAGGAATCAAAGTCTGCCAGGAAAAAGTCAAGACCTTGGTCGAAATGACCGACATGGTCGATTTCTTTTTCATGGAGGTTGAGCCGGATGAGAAGTTGAAGGCAAAATTTTTTACGGACGAAACAAGGCCCAATCTCGAAAAGGTTATCGAGCGCCTGACTTCCCTTAAATCGTGGACCCACGACGCCATCGCCAAAATATTCAATGATTTGGTTTCCGAAACGGGGCTCGGTCTCGGAAAGATCGCCCAGCCGGTCCGCGTGGCCTTAACCGGCCGGACGGTCAGCCCCGGCGTGTTTGAAATCATCCGGATTCTGGGAAAAGAAAAAACAGTTGAGCGAATCCAAAAATTTTCGCGAGGGCTTGGTGTGTGA
- a CDS encoding SDR family oxidoreductase produces MKNYDFFSNKVIVITGASSGIGAEMARQMAGTPATLCLMARSEKRLQELVLELSPAGARFCVLPCDVRDAASVKRAFEKIAREYGRVDILVNNAGLGVFGPLDRISIDNLREVIDTNISGVLQVTREALPLMKPQKSGLIVNVSSVAAFHGQPHLIAYSASKAALHSISQGLRIELFRWCIRVLEVQPGVIDNAFHRRALGMADHVYRKKQLKGTGEAFLVKSILHAIIHGRKEMTCPRYWFAYKLADRLFPALIERGIIRFLLPTLPE; encoded by the coding sequence ATGAAGAATTACGATTTTTTCTCAAACAAGGTGATCGTCATCACCGGGGCCTCCAGCGGCATCGGCGCCGAAATGGCGCGGCAGATGGCCGGCACTCCGGCGACTCTCTGCCTCATGGCGCGGTCCGAAAAGCGGCTTCAAGAGCTTGTCCTGGAGCTGTCGCCGGCTGGGGCCCGATTCTGCGTGTTGCCCTGCGATGTCCGCGATGCGGCGTCGGTCAAGAGGGCCTTTGAAAAAATCGCGCGGGAATACGGCCGGGTTGACATCCTTGTCAACAATGCCGGCCTTGGCGTCTTTGGGCCGCTGGATCGGATCTCGATCGATAACTTAAGGGAGGTGATCGACACCAATATTTCGGGGGTACTGCAAGTGACGAGAGAGGCGCTCCCTCTCATGAAGCCCCAAAAATCGGGGCTGATCGTGAACGTCTCGTCGGTTGCCGCCTTCCATGGGCAACCCCACCTGATTGCCTATTCAGCGAGCAAGGCGGCGCTCCACTCCATTTCACAGGGCTTGAGGATCGAACTTTTCCGCTGGTGCATCCGGGTGCTGGAGGTTCAACCGGGCGTCATCGACAACGCCTTTCATCGGCGCGCCCTGGGGATGGCCGACCATGTCTATCGAAAAAAGCAACTCAAAGGGACCGGAGAGGCCTTCCTGGTAAAATCAATTCTTCATGCGATAATCCATGGCAGAAAGGAGATGACCTGCCCGCGTTACTGGTTCGCATATAAACTGGCCGACCGCCTTTTTCCCGCCTTGATCGAGAGAGGGATCATTCGATTTTTGCTCCCCACCCTCCCGGAATGA
- a CDS encoding radical SAM protein, protein MFKKYLQTFGYAWKNYRAGEAIYPFYASLKVSNVCASKCPYCDLWKEMRENPMILPKEKCFQILDNLERSSILCVSFEGGEPFLHKDIVEILKYAATKPFFTELTCSAKPNHMGRYPIREASPYLDFLHFSIDEGHENLELYDHLHELRGCHPKMSVQIVVSRETIRELEWKVKRIHEYGMWTIIMPAAPLDKAENVLPNLADFVAEVARLKRKYRRTILTSDFMLANLLKSPGGCSAASIVIDGGGKLYYPCRVLEKKTVDLSHHPLNGFVTSPEAGVERDFMKRCDRPCGWCQYYGTVSATSVPGTYHALKPWIQYAITNQLRRIKGRPPSELKPVYQRAL, encoded by the coding sequence ATGTTCAAGAAATACCTTCAGACATTCGGGTACGCCTGGAAAAATTACAGGGCCGGGGAGGCGATTTATCCGTTTTACGCCTCTCTCAAGGTTTCCAACGTCTGCGCCTCCAAATGCCCCTACTGCGACCTCTGGAAGGAGATGCGGGAAAATCCGATGATCCTCCCCAAGGAAAAATGCTTTCAGATCCTCGACAACCTCGAGCGTTCAAGCATCCTCTGCGTCAGTTTTGAAGGGGGAGAGCCCTTTCTCCACAAGGACATTGTCGAGATACTCAAATATGCGGCGACAAAACCATTTTTCACCGAGCTGACCTGTAGCGCCAAACCGAACCATATGGGGCGATATCCCATCAGGGAGGCGTCTCCCTACCTCGATTTTCTCCATTTCTCCATCGACGAGGGGCACGAAAATCTCGAGCTCTACGACCACCTGCATGAATTGCGGGGTTGCCACCCCAAAATGAGCGTCCAGATTGTCGTCAGCCGGGAAACAATCAGGGAACTGGAATGGAAGGTAAAACGGATTCACGAATACGGCATGTGGACAATCATCATGCCCGCGGCCCCTCTGGACAAGGCGGAAAACGTCCTTCCGAATCTGGCGGATTTTGTGGCCGAGGTGGCCCGTCTTAAAAGGAAATACCGGCGGACGATTCTCACGAGCGATTTCATGCTGGCCAACCTGCTCAAATCGCCGGGGGGGTGCTCTGCGGCCTCGATTGTCATTGATGGAGGGGGAAAACTCTACTACCCCTGCCGGGTCCTCGAAAAAAAGACCGTCGATTTGTCCCACCACCCCTTAAACGGCTTTGTGACCTCCCCGGAGGCCGGGGTCGAAAGGGACTTCATGAAACGCTGTGATCGTCCCTGCGGATGGTGCCAATATTACGGGACGGTCTCCGCAACCAGCGTTCCGGGCACCTACCACGCCCTGAAGCCGTGGATCCAGTACGCCATCACCAACCAACTGCGCCGGATAAAAGGGCGCCCCCCGTCCGAGTTGAAGCCCGTTTATCAGCGAGCCCTTTAA